GATGAATCATCACCCTGCTATGGGGGAGGGCATATCGTTTCTCCTTGGTCCCGGATGCCAGGAGGAGCGCTCCCATGCTGGTTGCCTGTCCCATGCAAATGGTCGCCACATCAGGTCTGATGTATTGCATGGTGTCATAAATAGCCAGCCCTGCAGTGACGGACCCTCCCGGGGAATTGATGTAAATATTGATGTCCTTCTCCGGATCTTCAGATTCCAGAAAGAGCATCTGGGCAATGATAATATTGGCCATGGTATCGTCCACCTGCTCGCCGATAAACACGATACGGTCCTTCAGAAGCCTCGAATAGATATCATAAGCCCGTTCCCCCCGGCCCGATTGTTCTATAACCATTGGTATTAACATGAATTTATCCTTCCCCCGCTTCACGGTCCTTGTCTTGGCCGATTGCATCTCTCGCTACAGCTGAAATGTTAGCATGTTCAGCCAGATACTTCAATGTTTTTTCCTTGAGCAGCTCTTCCTTAAGGCTATCCACCTGGCCGCGTGCCTCATAATACTTCTTGACGGTTTCCATGTCCTGTCCCATGTGCTGGGCCAGGTCCCTGTAGCCCTCCTCAAGGTCTTCGTCATCCAGGGTGATCTGATCCTGTTTGGCGATCTGTTCTAATATAAGCATTTCCCGGACCCGTTTTTCTGAAACAGGCCTGAACTCTTTTTTTAATCCTTCTTCGGAAAGCCCCATCTTTTCGATGCTCGCTCCGCCTCTTTCCAGATTGTCCTTGAATCGATTTACAGAGAAATCGGTCTCGGCCTCCACCAGGACATCAGGGAGTTCGAAATCAAGCCCTTCCGAGATTTTTTCAAGCAATTTCTGGTTTAATTCTCCGTCAATCCGTTTTTCCTCCTGTGAGGTAATGGCCTTTCTGATCTCTTTTCTGAGACCATCCAGGTCGTTGAAATCAGAGCCCAAGCTGCCGGCAAAGGCATCGTCCAGTTCCGGAAGCACCAGTTCCTTGATGTCCACTATTTTTACCTTGAAACGCACGTGTTTCCCGGCGAGTCGGCTGTGATAAAAATCCTTTTCAAAATCAATCTCTACCTCTGTTTCATCGTCTTTGGTAAGCCCGATAAGCGCCTCGTCAAATTTGGCGTGAAAGTCGTTCTTCCCGACATTTACCATCAGATTTGGAGACTGGATGCCTTCCATCGGTTGGCCGTCTTCAAATCCTTTGTAGTCGACGATCGCATAATCCCCTTCTCTGATGGGTCGCTTTTCCGTGATGGCGGTCAGTTTTCCATTGGCTTTTCTTATCTCTTCAAGTCGTTTTTGGACGTCTTCATCGCTGACAGAGAGAATTTCCTTTTCTATTTCCATCCCCAGATAGTCCTTGACCTCAAATTGCGGGCGAACTTCCATGAGAGCGGAATAGACGAAGTTTTCTCCCTGTTTAAGAGGCGCCTTTTCAAGCACCGGCTGACCCAGGGGGAAGGTCTTTGCCTCATCGACCGCCTTTGGAAAGGAATCTCTGATCAGTTCCTGTGTCACGTCATCTTTTATCTGATTGCCGTAATAACTTTCAAGAATCTTCCGGGGGGCCTTTCCCGGCCTGAAACCTGGGATCCTGACCCTGTTCCTGATGTCGCCATAGGCCTGATTCAGTTTCTTGTTCACTTCTTCTGCGTCAATCTCGACCCGCAGTCTTTTTTTGACGGGGCTGATCTCTTCCAGGGTTGTTTTCATGGTTTCCTCATTAAGATTCAGATTTTGCTGATCGGGTTCAGTTTTTCCAAAAAATGTCTTGACTGCGGCGAATTCTTGACCGGAGAAGCGTCAAAAACCCGGGATTCCTTCAAACAATAAGGACAATTTAATTGATTTCAAGAAATTTCACTTGGCTGTTGTCTGGAATCCGGCCTTCCGCTGATTCACATCCTGTTGGAGGGGCTATGGGCCAAATCCGGTGAAAAAGGCGGCCGATTCGTCTTCACCCATTGTCGGCATCCAACATCACGGGGCACTCTCATAAAAAAAGAATAAAAATAGAATCAACATGTTAGCTTTTTTGCCGGAATATGACCCTATACAAGGAAAATTTGAGAATTGCAAGGCCAATTTTTTCACGCACCCGTCGGCATCCCTCTCCTCTTTGCAGGCCTTTCGGGACCCGTAGCGATGAATGAAGGCGACCCCCTGTTTTTCATCCCCTCGAACCTGATCCAAAGCTTGCAAATTCCGCGCCTCTTCCATGGGCTGAGGTCTATTTCTTGATAAGATCACAAATTTCGTGTTAGTATCCGTGGTTCTCTAGTAAAGGGCCGGCGCCCCGCACGGCGTGTGTTCCTTAAATATCTCGGGATGCTACAACTTGCGGCAATCATAGCCTTGCTGGTGTCGGTTTTGAGTGACATGAATCTGGTATGATGAAATGGCGGTATCCTGACGTGATTCCGCCTCCCCCCTATTAAACGGATTCCCATATCCGGATTGGAATGACGCCCCTGAGTAGTATTCCGGCTGTCGAGGATGATAAGAGATGAAATTATTTCTGTGCCTTCTGGGACTTGTGCTTATTGTAGAAGGTCTTCCCTACTTCGCCTTTCCGGAGAAGATGAAGAAATGGGTTGCCATGATGCAGGACGTACCCAATGCACATCTCAGGGTCGTGGGGTTCCTGGCGATGGGCCTCGGACTCCTGCTCGCCTACTTTTTCCGAGAATAAAATCGTTTGACTTTGAATAGAATCTTGTTTAGTCTAGCCGTTTTGAAGTTCAGGAATGCTTGAGATAGAAGACTACAATTACAACCTGCCACAGGATCTTATAGCACAGACGCCGGCCTGTAAGCGGGATCATTCCAGATTGTTTGCAGTGGATCGGTCAACCGGTTCTTTTTCGGACCACCGGTTTTTCGATCTCCCTCGGCTGCTTCTGGCGGGCGATCTTCTGGTGGTGAATGACACCCAGGTGGTTCCTGCCCGGATTTTCGGCCATAAAGAGAGCGGGGGTCGCATAGAGATACTGGTCCTGGAACATCCGGACGTAATGCCGGGCCCGGGAGATGAGGGACCCTCTGAACGGTTATGCCTGATGAAGGCCTCCAGGCGACCCAGACCGGGAAGTCTTTTGTTTTTTGATGCGGATGTGTCCGGGGAAATCAAGAGTGTCCTCGGTAACGGGCTTGTCACCATCAGGTTCAACGGCGGTCGAGGCATAGGGTCCCTCCTTGAGGAGAAGGGCCGTCTGCCCCTGCCGCCCTATATCAAACGAGGGAAAACCGCTACCCTGGAAGGGGTTGACAGGGAGAGATATCAGACGGTATACGCCGCCGCAAAGGGTGCTGTGGCAGCGCCCACTGCGGGTCTGCACTTTACCCTGGAACTTCTCCGCAAACTCGAGTCGAGGGGTATTTCCGTGGTGCCGTTGACCCTTCATGTGGGCTATGGCACCTTCCGTCCTGTCAAGGTGAAAGATATTCGAGAACATCGGGTGGGCCATGAACAGTACACCATCTCACCTGAAACAGCAGACCGGATACGGAGGGCCAGGGAGAGCGGCGGCAGGGTCATCGCAGTCGGGACCACGGTGGTGAGGGCACTGGAAAGCGCCGCCACGAATGACGGCGGTGTTATCCCCGGCGAGGGGAAGACCGACCTCCTGATCACGCCGGGGTTTGTTTTTCGTGTGGCAGACGGACTGATCACCAACTTCCACCTGCCGAAAAGCTCGTTGCTCTTCCTGGTATCGGCCTTTGCCGGGCTCGACCTGATCAAACGGGCCTATGCGGAGGCCGTTGAGAAGAGATACCGGTTCTACAGCTACGGGGATGCCATGGTGATCACATGAAAAGGGGAATTGAGGGGTTCAACATACTGGAATGCTGGAATTTGGGGATTCAGGAATTGAGGAATTCGGGGCCGGCAGGACATGGGCTGTCCACCGCAATTTCTGCGCCTTGCGCCTTGTGCCTGACGCCTGATTAAAACGGACCCCGGTTCCGGATGAGATGTGAAATTTAGAATTACGCATAACCACGCGAGGGGCAGGGCCAGGACCGGGGAGATCCGGACTCCCCACGGAGTATTTGAAACGCCGGTGTTCATGCCGGTGGGGACCCAAGGGTCGGTAAAGGCCGTTTCACCCGAAGACCTGACAGATGCAGGCGTCAAGGTGATTCTGGCCAACACCTATCATCTCTACCTCAGACCGGGTCACCCGGTCATCGGCCGGTTGGGAGGCCTGCACCGGTTCATGAACTGGTCCGGGCCCATCCTTACAGACAGCGGCGGGTTTCAGGTATACAGCCTGACGCCCCTGCGAACCCTGACGGATCAGGGGGTGACGTTTCAGTCCCATATCGACGGGTCGAGGCACTTTATCGGTCCTGAAGAGGCCATCGATATCCAGGAGACACTGGGCGCGGATATCATCATGACCTTTGACGAATGTGCGCCTTACCCTGCGGAACATGAGTATGTGAGGAAATCCGTCGCACTTACGACCTCCTGGGCCCTAAGATGTCTGGAGCAAAAGAAAAGGCGCGACCAGGCGTTGTTCGGCATTGTGCAGGGCGGGGTCTACCCGGACCTGAGGGAGCGCAGCGCCCGGGAACTGGTTGAAATGGAATTTGACGGCTATGCCCTGGGGGGCCTTTCCGTCGGAGAAGACCGGGCCACCAGGCAGCGGGTTATTCGAGAGGCCATGGATTTTCTCCCGATGGAGAAGCCGGTTTACCTGATGGGGGTGGGGTTTCCGGAGGACATCCTGGAGGCTGTCACCCTGGGGGTAGACATGTTTGATTGTGTCATCCCCACTCGAAATGCCAGAAATGGGACCCTGTTCACGACAGCGGGCAGGATGACCATCAAAAACGCCAGGTATACGGAGGACAACAGGCCTGTGGAAGAAGGCTGTCAATGTTATACATGCGCGAATTATTCGAGGGCGTATTTGAGGCATCTGTTCATGGCGAAGGAGATATTGTCCTACAGGTTGAATACTATCCATAACCTCGCATATTATTCTCGTCTCATGACAGATATTCGCACTGCCATTCGAGAAGACAGGTTGACGGAATATCGCGCAACATTCTATGAACTTCAAGCAAAAGGACTCGGTTGAAAGGAGGGTTTACCATGGATTTTTTGGCGTATGCGATGGGAGGCGCTGGCAAAGGGGGAGCAGGGGGAGAAGGGGGTGGATTCGGAGCGTTTGTGCCACTTATTCTCATGTTCGCCATCTTCTATTTTCTGCTCATCAGGCCGCAGCAGAAAAAGGCCAAGGCGCACAAACAATTGCTCGCATCAATTAAAAAGGGAGACCGGGTGGTCAGCTCGGGCGGGCTTTACGGGGTCGTGACCGGCCTGACCGATGATGTGGTCACCATGGAGATAGCACCCAAGGTTCGGGTCAAGGTTTCGAGGGGATCTATTTCCGGCGTGGCCGGAAGGGACCCGTCAACTTCATCTTCCACTTAGGGTATCCATAACTATCCATATCAAATCTGGGAGTCACACGTGGTGAAAAGTCTAAGGTGGCGAAGCATCATTGCCTTGTTTGCAATACTGGCAGCAGTGGTCTATCTCATTCCGTCTCTGGGCAGCGGACCTCCCGGATGGTGGTCGAGTTTCTTGCCGAAGGACCGCATCCATCTGGGTCTTGACCTGCAGGGGGGCATTCACCTGGTCCTCGAGGTGCAGACAGCCAAGGCCGTAGAAAATCATCTGGAACGGGTGGTGGAGGAGTTGAAGCGGGATCTGCGCAAGGACAAGGTACGGTATCTCGAGCTGAAGCGGGATGGGTTGAAGAGCGTGGACATCATCCTGATGCGTCCGGAAGACAAGGAGGTGTTCCTGGACATGGCCGCTGCCGGTTACCCTGATTTCGAGGTGGAATCGCTTCCGGAAACAGAGGGCCATCCGTCGTTTCAGCTCGTCCTGGATCCCAAGGCCAGGACCCGCATTACAAAGATGGCGGTGGACCAGGCCCTGGAGACCATCCGTAACAGAATCGACCAGTTTGGAGTGAGCGAACCGGATATCCGTCCTCAGGAGGACAACAGGCTTCTCATCCAGCTGCCCGGGGTAAAAGACCCCAAGCGGGCGATCGCCCTGATCGGCAAGACGGCCCTTCTGGAGTTCAAGCTGGTTGACGAGGAGAACAGCGTGGAAGAGGCCCTTCAGGGAAAGATACCCCCCGGGGACGAGATCCTTTACCAGGTGGCCATCGATCCCAAGAGCGGACGGCAGACCAAGATTCCCTATCTTCTTAAGAAACGAACCGCCCTTACCGGCGAATACATTACCGACGCCAGGGTCCAGATAGACAGCCAGTACAATGAACCCTACGTCTCCCTCTCATTCGATGCGAGGGGCGCCAGGATCTTTGAGCAGGTGACCGGGGAGAACATCAAGAAGCGCCTGGCCATCGTCCTGGACAATAAGGTCAATTCAGCGCCGGTGATTCAGGATAAGATCTCCGGCGGGAAGGCCCAGATCACCGGGCGCTACACCACGGAGGAGGCCAGAGATCTGGCCATCGTACTGAGGGCCGGGGCCCTCCCCGCGCCGGTCAAGATCATCGAAGAACGGACCGTGGGACCCTCCCTGGGAAAGGATTCCATTGAAAAGGGCTTCAAGTCGGTGCTTATCGGCGGGATCATCGTTATTATTTTCATGGCGATTTATTACAGCCTGTCGGGCCTTATCGCCGACATGGCCCTCCTCCTCAATGTGATCTTTATTATGGCCGGGCTTGCCTTTTTCGGTGCCACCCTGACCCTCCCCGGCATCGCAGGGATTATCCTTACCATCGGCATGTCGGTGGATGCCAATGTCTTGATCTTTGAGCGGATACGTGAGGAACTGAGGCTGGGGAAGACATCGCGGGCGGCTATCGAAGGCGGATACGGCAAGGCCCTGGTCACCATTCTGGATGCCCAGGTGACCACGCTGATTGCGGCCCTCGTCCTTTTCCAGTTCGGCACCGGACCGGTCCGGGGATTTGCGGTGACCCTCAGCATCGGCATTATCGCCAGCCTCTTTACCGCTATTTTCGTCACCCGGATTGTTTTCGATTATTTCTATGTACAGCGAAATGTGAAAAGGATCAGGATTTAGGTTCAGAGGTTCAGCAGTCCAGAGGTGTCTGTGTGTGAGAAATCAGAGAATGACTAACGATCAACCGGAGCCAATACATGGAATTCATTAAACCAGGGGTCAATATCGATTTTCTCGGAAAGCGCAACATCGCTTTCGTGTTTTCCGGGCTGATGATCATCGCCACTATTTTTCTGCTCATATGGAAGGGCGGTCCCAACTACGGAGTGGATTTCTCAGGGGGCGTGGTGGTTCAGGTCAAGCTGGAACAGAAGACGTCTCCGGCCGACATCAAAAAGGCCCTTCGATCCATTCAACTGGAAGACAGCATTGTCCAGGGATTCGGCGAAACAGACGACGCTGAGTACCTGATCCGGGTCAGGAAGACCGACGTGGAATTGACCGGTTTGAGCGACCGTGTGGAACAGGCCCTGAAGGCCGAGTTCGGAGAAGGGGTAGACATCCGGCGGGTGGAAATGGTCGGCCCCAAGGTGGGCGATGACCTGCGGCAAAAGGCCCTGTTCGCTATTTTTTATTCCCTTTTATTCATCGCCATATACATCTCGGGACGGTTCGAATTGAAGTGGCTGATGTCCATTATCATGGCGATTTCCCTGGCCTTTGTGGTCTATATTACATCCGGATTCGGCGTCAGCGTGACCTGGCTTATCCTGGTCGCCCTGATCGTTACCCTTGCTCTCTGCCTGTTTTTGAATCTCAAATATGCCCTGGGCGCCATCATCGCCCTGATCCATGACGTGACCATCACGGTGGGCGTCTTCGCCCTGACCGACAGGGAGATATCGCTCTCCATTATTGCGGCCTTTCTCACCATTGTCGGATATTCCCTGAACGATACCATCATCGTCTTCGACCGGATACGGGAGAACCTGCGGCGTTTCAAGAGAAGACCCTTTGATCAGACCATGAATATCAGCATCAACGAAACCCTGAGTCGAACCATTCTCACCTCCACGACCACACTGGTGGTGGTACTGGCCCTCTTTATCTTAGGGGGGGGCGTGATCCATGACTTTGCTTTTGCCCTGTTGGTGGGGATATTGGTAGGGACCTATTCATCTATCTTTGTGGCGAGCCCTATCCTTCTCATCTGGGAAGGCAAGTTCGGAAGGCGGGGCAGGAGAAAGCGGGATTGAGGGCCCTTTCCTTGACGGGTTTCTGAAAAAAGGGCATGCCAATCCTTTGAGGTCGCCGATTGCTGACAAAGAGCAAGAAAAAGCAAACCCAACGCAGGCGTACCTTCTGGCTGATCACCCTGGTGGTGATCAGCGCCATGGCAGGCGGATGGTGGCTGTGGCGCGACAAGATCGGCGTTGCCGCCCGGTTCGAGTTTCTCAACGTCCGCGTCAACGACGGCACCCGGAAGGTCCTTTCAGGGGAAACCCTTTTCCTGCATCCCGATGATAAGGTCAAGATCCTTTCCATATCCACCAACATCCCCCTGAGTCTGAATATCCGCCTCTCCGCAGAAGGGTTTGATGTGAATGCCCTTCGATATGAGGCCCTCCCCCTCACCGATCTCCTGCCTCAACAGGAGCCCTTTGACCGGTACCGGTTCGTCATCCATGTGAAACACTACAACCAGGATATCGGTGACGTCACCTGGGTCATCCAGCCCTACGCGGAAGACTGGCTGGAAAGGGCGAATCGGATCATCGACACGGATCGACGAATCGCCTTCCTCGAGCGGGGCCGGCGTCTGTTGCCTGAAAACCGCCGGCTCAACCGCCGGCTCAACCGCCGGCTCATCGATGATTACAAGGCCCTCAAAAAGTGGGAAAAGGCAGCGGTCATGCTGGAGGAGATGGCAGCGGAAAAGGAGGATGTGGAGACCTTGTCCGAACTCCTGAATGTGTATCAGGAGATGAACGACCCAAACGGCGTGGTTCGGGTCCTTAAATCCCTCATCCGTCTGAACCCGAACGATGTTGCGGCGAGAAAGGCCTATGCAGAGAAATTGGAGCAGGCCAAAGATTGGAGCGGCGCCATTCGGGAGTATGAGGCCCTGTTGAAGCGGGTGAAGGAGGGTGAACGGCTCGAGACATACAAGCGCCTGGGATATCTCCATACCCTGACGCATAATTATGAAGAGGCGATCAATGCCTATCTGAGTGCCGCCAAATTGGATCAGAAGGATGCCAACCTTCATTACAACCTCTCCTACTTATACGAAAAGACGGGTCAGAAGGAAAAGGCGGATTTTTACCTGGATAATGCGGTCACCCTCAAATCCGAAGATCTTGAGGGACGACTGAAACTGGCGCAGAATCTCCTGGAAAAAGGTGAATACAAAAAGGCGGGGGGGTATCTTTCCGAGGTCCTTGACCGGAAACCGGACGACAGGAAGGCCCTGGCCATGATGGCGCAGGTCCTGGAAAAGGAGGGGGATAAAGAGGTCCTCACATCGGTGTATGAGAAGATGCTTTCCCTCAACCCCGAGGACGATACCCTCATCTACAATTTAGGGGCCCTCGAATACGAAACCGGAAACCTCGAAAATGCCTCGTCTTATTTCAAGACGTATCTGACCTCACATCCGGAGGATGCCGAAGTCCATGGCATCCTTTTTGATATCCACCGCAGACAAAAAGACCTCCCTTCGGCATTCAAGGAGGCCGTCACCATCGTCGAACTGAGGCCCGGAGAAGCTGACATCTATCCGTTTATCTTTGATTATCTGAGGCAAAAAGACGATTACAAGCGCATGATTCCGCTCCTGAAAAAGGGATTGGCGGCCAATCCCGATCAGATCCCCCTCAGGAGATATCTGATTTCCGCCTACCTGAAGACCGGCGAGATGGATCCGGCCATCCGCCAGATGGAGGAGGTCCTGAAGAAAACGCCGCAGGAGGTGGATCCCCTTCTCCACGAAATGTTTGAAAGCCTGCGGGCCGCAAAGGCCTATCAGAAAATCCTCAACATCATGAAGCAGGCGGTTGAGGCCTATCCCCGGGATGCCGTTTTAAGGGGATACCTCGTGTTTGCGTATCTGGAGACCGGAAAAGAGGCCGAGGCCATGGAGCAGATGGAAGCGATCCTGAATCTGAGGCCGGAGGATATGGACTTATGGCTGCAGTTGGCCAGGCTCAGGGAAAAGACCGGCGACCTGGCCGGGGCTGCGAAGGCCTATCAGCGGGTACTGGAGATATCCCCTGAACACACCGAGGCATCGGAGGCCTACCTGAGGTTGCGGTTGAAAGGCGTGGGCCGGGCCGACGAGGAGTAGACAGACGCCTGTGAAACCCACGACCAAACCCCACTATCATGTCACCGCCGGTCTGATCTGGAAAGACGGAAAACTGCTCATCTCGAAACGTGCCAAAGGGACGCATCTCGAGGGATTCTGGGAGTTCCCCGGGGGCAAGCAGGAG
The DNA window shown above is from Deltaproteobacteria bacterium and carries:
- a CDS encoding DUF2065 domain-containing protein — its product is MKLFLCLLGLVLIVEGLPYFAFPEKMKKWVAMMQDVPNAHLRVVGFLAMGLGLLLAYFFRE
- the tig gene encoding trigger factor, encoding MKTTLEEISPVKKRLRVEIDAEEVNKKLNQAYGDIRNRVRIPGFRPGKAPRKILESYYGNQIKDDVTQELIRDSFPKAVDEAKTFPLGQPVLEKAPLKQGENFVYSALMEVRPQFEVKDYLGMEIEKEILSVSDEDVQKRLEEIRKANGKLTAITEKRPIREGDYAIVDYKGFEDGQPMEGIQSPNLMVNVGKNDFHAKFDEALIGLTKDDETEVEIDFEKDFYHSRLAGKHVRFKVKIVDIKELVLPELDDAFAGSLGSDFNDLDGLRKEIRKAITSQEEKRIDGELNQKLLEKISEGLDFELPDVLVEAETDFSVNRFKDNLERGGASIEKMGLSEEGLKKEFRPVSEKRVREMLILEQIAKQDQITLDDEDLEEGYRDLAQHMGQDMETVKKYYEARGQVDSLKEELLKEKTLKYLAEHANISAVARDAIGQDKDREAGEG
- the yajC gene encoding preprotein translocase subunit YajC, giving the protein MDFLAYAMGGAGKGGAGGEGGGFGAFVPLILMFAIFYFLLIRPQQKKAKAHKQLLASIKKGDRVVSSGGLYGVVTGLTDDVVTMEIAPKVRVKVSRGSISGVAGRDPSTSSST
- the queA gene encoding tRNA preQ1(34) S-adenosylmethionine ribosyltransferase-isomerase QueA, with protein sequence MLEIEDYNYNLPQDLIAQTPACKRDHSRLFAVDRSTGSFSDHRFFDLPRLLLAGDLLVVNDTQVVPARIFGHKESGGRIEILVLEHPDVMPGPGDEGPSERLCLMKASRRPRPGSLLFFDADVSGEIKSVLGNGLVTIRFNGGRGIGSLLEEKGRLPLPPYIKRGKTATLEGVDRERYQTVYAAAKGAVAAPTAGLHFTLELLRKLESRGISVVPLTLHVGYGTFRPVKVKDIREHRVGHEQYTISPETADRIRRARESGGRVIAVGTTVVRALESAATNDGGVIPGEGKTDLLITPGFVFRVADGLITNFHLPKSSLLFLVSAFAGLDLIKRAYAEAVEKRYRFYSYGDAMVIT
- a CDS encoding tetratricopeptide repeat protein — its product is MLTKSKKKQTQRRRTFWLITLVVISAMAGGWWLWRDKIGVAARFEFLNVRVNDGTRKVLSGETLFLHPDDKVKILSISTNIPLSLNIRLSAEGFDVNALRYEALPLTDLLPQQEPFDRYRFVIHVKHYNQDIGDVTWVIQPYAEDWLERANRIIDTDRRIAFLERGRRLLPENRRLNRRLNRRLIDDYKALKKWEKAAVMLEEMAAEKEDVETLSELLNVYQEMNDPNGVVRVLKSLIRLNPNDVAARKAYAEKLEQAKDWSGAIREYEALLKRVKEGERLETYKRLGYLHTLTHNYEEAINAYLSAAKLDQKDANLHYNLSYLYEKTGQKEKADFYLDNAVTLKSEDLEGRLKLAQNLLEKGEYKKAGGYLSEVLDRKPDDRKALAMMAQVLEKEGDKEVLTSVYEKMLSLNPEDDTLIYNLGALEYETGNLENASSYFKTYLTSHPEDAEVHGILFDIHRRQKDLPSAFKEAVTIVELRPGEADIYPFIFDYLRQKDDYKRMIPLLKKGLAANPDQIPLRRYLISAYLKTGEMDPAIRQMEEVLKKTPQEVDPLLHEMFESLRAAKAYQKILNIMKQAVEAYPRDAVLRGYLVFAYLETGKEAEAMEQMEAILNLRPEDMDLWLQLARLREKTGDLAGAAKAYQRVLEISPEHTEASEAYLRLRLKGVGRADEE
- the tgt gene encoding tRNA guanosine(34) transglycosylase Tgt — translated: MKFRITHNHARGRARTGEIRTPHGVFETPVFMPVGTQGSVKAVSPEDLTDAGVKVILANTYHLYLRPGHPVIGRLGGLHRFMNWSGPILTDSGGFQVYSLTPLRTLTDQGVTFQSHIDGSRHFIGPEEAIDIQETLGADIIMTFDECAPYPAEHEYVRKSVALTTSWALRCLEQKKRRDQALFGIVQGGVYPDLRERSARELVEMEFDGYALGGLSVGEDRATRQRVIREAMDFLPMEKPVYLMGVGFPEDILEAVTLGVDMFDCVIPTRNARNGTLFTTAGRMTIKNARYTEDNRPVEEGCQCYTCANYSRAYLRHLFMAKEILSYRLNTIHNLAYYSRLMTDIRTAIREDRLTEYRATFYELQAKGLG
- the secD gene encoding protein translocase subunit SecD — its product is MVKSLRWRSIIALFAILAAVVYLIPSLGSGPPGWWSSFLPKDRIHLGLDLQGGIHLVLEVQTAKAVENHLERVVEELKRDLRKDKVRYLELKRDGLKSVDIILMRPEDKEVFLDMAAAGYPDFEVESLPETEGHPSFQLVLDPKARTRITKMAVDQALETIRNRIDQFGVSEPDIRPQEDNRLLIQLPGVKDPKRAIALIGKTALLEFKLVDEENSVEEALQGKIPPGDEILYQVAIDPKSGRQTKIPYLLKKRTALTGEYITDARVQIDSQYNEPYVSLSFDARGARIFEQVTGENIKKRLAIVLDNKVNSAPVIQDKISGGKAQITGRYTTEEARDLAIVLRAGALPAPVKIIEERTVGPSLGKDSIEKGFKSVLIGGIIVIIFMAIYYSLSGLIADMALLLNVIFIMAGLAFFGATLTLPGIAGIILTIGMSVDANVLIFERIREELRLGKTSRAAIEGGYGKALVTILDAQVTTLIAALVLFQFGTGPVRGFAVTLSIGIIASLFTAIFVTRIVFDYFYVQRNVKRIRI
- the clpP gene encoding ATP-dependent Clp endopeptidase proteolytic subunit ClpP, with product MLIPMVIEQSGRGERAYDIYSRLLKDRIVFIGEQVDDTMANIIIAQMLFLESEDPEKDINIYINSPGGSVTAGLAIYDTMQYIRPDVATICMGQATSMGALLLASGTKEKRYALPHSRVMIHQPLGGAQGQATDIDIHAREILKIRDTLNDILVKHTGQSLERIRKDTERDYFLSSEEAKEYGLVDRVISKREMKDQIAGKA
- the secF gene encoding protein translocase subunit SecF; this encodes MEFIKPGVNIDFLGKRNIAFVFSGLMIIATIFLLIWKGGPNYGVDFSGGVVVQVKLEQKTSPADIKKALRSIQLEDSIVQGFGETDDAEYLIRVRKTDVELTGLSDRVEQALKAEFGEGVDIRRVEMVGPKVGDDLRQKALFAIFYSLLFIAIYISGRFELKWLMSIIMAISLAFVVYITSGFGVSVTWLILVALIVTLALCLFLNLKYALGAIIALIHDVTITVGVFALTDREISLSIIAAFLTIVGYSLNDTIIVFDRIRENLRRFKRRPFDQTMNISINETLSRTILTSTTTLVVVLALFILGGGVIHDFAFALLVGILVGTYSSIFVASPILLIWEGKFGRRGRRKRD